DNA sequence from the Bufo bufo chromosome 3, aBufBuf1.1, whole genome shotgun sequence genome:
atgctgagtgaccgtgacgtggtgcattgatgggctccgatattttcctgactggaacatattggcgaaagtctcagcttttaatacctgcatttatgacttcccagtatagtcagtagcatttctgtttggtgcatttcctctctgtgtttcatatagaTGGTTGATTTCTGGTTTATTGTCAAAGATCTTGTCATCCTCTTTTTCTCAGGGATCCGATCTCAATCGCTCATTCATTGATTTCTCATCTGTCACCTCTTTCACCTTCTACTAGTTCTTCTTCACAGGTGAACATTCTTCTATCTCTTTCTTCTAATAGTGAACTTTTAGTCTGCCCTCTTGCGCCTGTTCACACTGCATCACATATGTGTACAGGATTAGCTTCTATTATAAGTGACTTGTCCTGATGAGATTCCCATTGATCCGCTGTAATCTGTGCAGGAACATCGCAGCACATTCTCACTTCTCCTGCAGCACCTCCACAAGCTAAATTAAGTATTATAGAGTTCTCATGGAAGCCAATGGACTGTCCTTGGTGTGGTGGCTCCTCCAGATGGAAGGATGAAATCCTGAGAACTCCATGCTGAGTTGCCCTTTCTCTTCTGACCTCACAATGGACATGagatgtgatgatgtcataatGAAGGTCTCAGTAATCACCAGTTCTTTGGTCCAACCTTATATTAACAGGAACTGGTCTAAGGAGCAGCAGAATGGATTCTGTAATACTTAGGATTATTTAAACTCAAATTATGTTCATTTTTGGATCCCCCCAGCCTCCTCCTACTCTCCCCAACATCCCAAGAGCTCCTCCTTGCTCTCTCTGGCTCTGGCTTACACCACAGCCTACCTGGAGCCACCTTTAGGGGCACAGAAGCTTACTTACCATAAGCGCCTCCTAGTGGTGCCTGAAGACATAATCCTATGTGTATGCAGGGAATTTGGAGCTCTGTTTTTGTAGACAGATACACCATGTTAAGGGATTAACCAGTACAGAATTTTGGACTTGAAAATGACATGATGTCATGAATAAATCAAGCCATCCATGGCTATCTAGGATTGGGCAGGAcacatattaaaaaacaaaataacaccaatgtcctattaacagtccatgAGATTTTTTTCTAATTATACAAGAAAAACCCTACATTTTTAACACAAGAAGTAGAAATCCCACAGTCTCCATCTCCATATGATATTACTATTATGCTGTTGAGATGAATCCACCTAATGTCCAACTTTCCCCAAATTACATTAAGTAGAATAGTGTCTGGAGATACAAATCCAATACATTCTGGTTACATGTTAGCAAAACCCTTTATATGCAGCAGACCTCATCTAAATGGCAGCACACAGATACATATAGCGTAAAAACATCTCCAGACAGAGTATTGAGAACATTTTTATCAAAGCTGGTCATCTCATGTCCCACATCTTGGGAATTGTGGAGCCACCAGCCATATATGATaaacacagtatatacactatgTAATAAGTTTTTATATAAGGGAACATATCAGAACTTGATAGAAGTGACACCATGGCCAGAAGGCTTTTTCCTCATCATGGAAAACCTGAAGACCTTGATAATTTTCTGGCGGATGGGTTTGGTTTTCACGCTATAGATTATTGGATTAATCACAGGAGGAACCAGAAGGTAAATATCAGCCATCAATATGGGGATAAGATGGGAGGCATTCTTTCCAAACCTGTGGACGACTGACAACCCGATGAGTGGAATGTAAAACAACATCACGGCACAGAGATGGCAAACACACGTGTTGAAGGCTTTGATCTGAGCTTCATTTGCCTTGATGCTTAGGACAACTTTCAGGATCATTATGTAGGAGATAATTATGAACATGGAATCAATGCCCTTGGTCATGAGGACGGCCACCAGGCCATAGAGGCTGTTAACTGTTGTATCGGCACATGCCAATCTGATAATATCCTGGTGGAGACAGTAAGAATGAGATAGGACATGGCTCCTACAAAAGGGAAACCTCTTGGTAAGAAAAGGAACTGGGAAGACCACACAGACGCTCCTCAACAATATGACCAGTCCAATTTTACCAATGATAGAATGGGTTAGGATGGATGTGTATCTCAGAGGGTCCATTATAGCAATCAATCTGTCTATGGCCATGGCCACTAAGACCCCAGATTCCATGGCTGCCAAAGCATGAAGAAAGTACATCTGGGTGAGGCACATGTCCAAAGGAATTTGATTGTAATTAAAGCAGAAAATCCCAAGAACTGTTGGGACTGTAGTCAAGGACACCCCAAAGTCAGTCAAGGCCAACATGGCGAGCAGTATGTACATGGGCTGGTGGAGGCTCTCTTCTTTCTTAATGATTACCAGAATAGTGCAGTTACCAAAGAACGCAATTATGTATAGAAGACACAGTGGAAAGGCAATAATGGTCTGATCATGACCCAGTTCTGGAATCCCTTCCAGGAGAAATATCACTGAAGCATTTGTAGGAACCTCCATGGTACATAACACCTATCTGGAGATGAGAAGAGAAATCATTTATTTGGAGAATTAAGAAGCCTGACTATGTTATGATGATCTCTGTGGATGGTGACCACAATGGGGATCAGGTGACCAGATGTCCCAGCTCTACAGGGATTTTGGACTTTTCTTATCAATGTTCAAATCCAGACCACATTGAGAATCTGGCTTGGTGAGAGAGAAAGGCCAGATATATTTTATAGGTTAATCCAGTCGTTGCTTCACCAAATTCTCCTCCATGTTCACATTTGTCTAAATAACAGGGTTGGGGAGATGTCTACTAAGCTATTGACCAGTTTTAGTCACGTGCTGGATCCCAATAAATTGAGTAGTAGATAAGACAATGGCCCCCTGATATTGTCCCTAAGTTCTGTCTAATGAGATGTCTACATGGTCCTTGGCCTAATTCCAATGTAACCTCAAGTGGTGCGACCATAATGGTCTTCATTAGAAGAAGAAATTTCTGCCATTTAAAGAGATTTGTCtgggattttttaaaaatgtctACGTGCAGGAAGgttgataaaataaaaatcaaaaaacaaaaatctcCCTTCGCTCTAGTGGCTCCACTCTGGTGGTCTCAGTCTTTGTGTACTTTCCGTTAGCAATGTCGTGCTTGTACATGCAtgcgactgctgcagccaatcagtggcctcaaTGATGATGCTAGCATGTATagcatgtgaccactgaggcctgtgattggctgggtGTAGATGAGGTCATAACTACAGGGCAAGTGACAAAGACCAACAGGGACCACTGGAGTGACACATTGCTGGAGTGATGGGGGACTGAATAGGTCACCAGAGATTTTACTATAGATATATGAATGTTTTTCTAGGCATTTATACTCCCCTTTTcccagaccacacctgtaatgccccagaggtgcattatcaCCTTTTACATCTctctactatctcctatggttgatTCAATGTCATATATGCACTTATTTTCAGGTCCTGCAAAATATGTATTCCCATTTCCTTATTTTGTAATTGTTTatgtgtaatgtacctggttcaccagcagatggcggcagtaaTGGCAGAGCTATTTTACATAGAATGGAACCTCCTT
Encoded proteins:
- the LOC120994114 gene encoding olfactory receptor 51G2-like; protein product: MEVPTNASVIFLLEGIPELGHDQTIIAFPLCLLYIIAFFGNCTILVIIKKEESLHQPMYILLAMLALTDFGVSLTTVPTVLGIFCFNYNQIPLDMCLTQMYFLHALAAMESGVLVAMAIDRLIAIMDPLRYTSILTHSIIGKIGLVILLRSVCVVFPVPFLTKRFPFCRSHVLSHSYCLHQDIIRLACADTTVNSLYGLVAVLMTKGIDSMFIIISYIMILKVVLSIKANEAQIKAFNTCVCHLCAVMLFYIPLIGLSVVHRFGKNASHLIPILMADIYLLVPPVINPIIYSVKTKPIRQKIIKVFRFSMMRKKPSGHGVTSIKF